A genomic segment from Chiroxiphia lanceolata isolate bChiLan1 chromosome 27, bChiLan1.pri, whole genome shotgun sequence encodes:
- the LOC116799265 gene encoding acidic leucine-rich nuclear phosphoprotein 32 family member B isoform X2 — MEMEKRLTLELRNKKPGEVKELVLDNCRSEDGKVVGLSSDFENLEFLSMININLLSVSNLPKLNKLRKLELSDNRISGGLEVLAEKTPNLTHLNLSGNKIKDINTLEPLKKLPNLHSLDLFNCEVTMLINYRESVFALLPQLTYLDGFDADEQEAPDSDPEADGDALEDEYENGEGEEEDDDEEEDDLDEEVIDDEEDEDDDLEGEEEEDGVDDEEEDEEEDGEEDEEDEAEDDHPCGQKRKRSLEDEGEEDPEDEEDDEDD; from the exons GTGAAGGAGCTGGTCTTGGATAACTGTCGCTCGGAGGATGGAAAGGTGGTTGGTCTCTCCTCGGACTTTGAGAACCTGGAGTTCCTCAGCATGATTAACATCAACCTGCTGTCTGTGTCCAACCTCCCCAAACTCAACAAGCTCCGGAAG ctggagctgagtgATAACAGGATTTCTGGTGGCCTTGAAGTTCTAGCAGAGAAAACTCCCAACCTGACACACTTGAATCTCAGTGGCAACAAGATCAAAGACATCAATACCCTGGAGCCCTTG aaaaagctGCCCAACCTCCACAGTCTGGACCTCTTCAACTGCGAGGTGACGATGCTCATCAACTACCGGGAGAGCGTGTTcgccctcctgccccagctcacCTACCTGGACGGCTTTGATGCTGACGAGCAGGAAGCCCCTGACTCAGACCCTGAAGCAGATGGGGATGCACTGGAAGATGAGTATGAGAATGGCGAAG gtgaggaagaggacgatgatgaagaggaagatgattTGGATGAAGAAGTCATTGAtgatgaagaagatgaagatgatgacCTGGAaggtgaagaggaggaggatggagtAGATGATGAG gaggaagatgaggaggaagatggtgaggaggatgaagaggatgAAGCTGAAGATG ACCATCCGTGTGGGCAGAAGAGAAAACGAAGTCTAGAGGATGAAGGAGAGGAAGACCCAGAGGACGAAGAGGACGATGAGGATGACTGA
- the LOC116799265 gene encoding acidic leucine-rich nuclear phosphoprotein 32 family member B isoform X1, with protein MEMEKRLTLELRNKKPGEVKELVLDNCRSEDGKVVGLSSDFENLEFLSMININLLSVSNLPKLNKLRKLELSDNRISGGLEVLAEKTPNLTHLNLSGNKIKDINTLEPLKKLPNLHSLDLFNCEVTMLINYRESVFALLPQLTYLDGFDADEQEAPDSDPEADGDALEDEYENGEEGEEEDDDEEEDDLDEEVIDDEEDEDDDLEGEEEEDGVDDEEEDEEEDGEEDEEDEAEDDHPCGQKRKRSLEDEGEEDPEDEEDDEDD; from the exons GTGAAGGAGCTGGTCTTGGATAACTGTCGCTCGGAGGATGGAAAGGTGGTTGGTCTCTCCTCGGACTTTGAGAACCTGGAGTTCCTCAGCATGATTAACATCAACCTGCTGTCTGTGTCCAACCTCCCCAAACTCAACAAGCTCCGGAAG ctggagctgagtgATAACAGGATTTCTGGTGGCCTTGAAGTTCTAGCAGAGAAAACTCCCAACCTGACACACTTGAATCTCAGTGGCAACAAGATCAAAGACATCAATACCCTGGAGCCCTTG aaaaagctGCCCAACCTCCACAGTCTGGACCTCTTCAACTGCGAGGTGACGATGCTCATCAACTACCGGGAGAGCGTGTTcgccctcctgccccagctcacCTACCTGGACGGCTTTGATGCTGACGAGCAGGAAGCCCCTGACTCAGACCCTGAAGCAGATGGGGATGCACTGGAAGATGAGTATGAGAATGGCGAAG aaggtgaggaagaggacgatgatgaagaggaagatgattTGGATGAAGAAGTCATTGAtgatgaagaagatgaagatgatgacCTGGAaggtgaagaggaggaggatggagtAGATGATGAG gaggaagatgaggaggaagatggtgaggaggatgaagaggatgAAGCTGAAGATG ACCATCCGTGTGGGCAGAAGAGAAAACGAAGTCTAGAGGATGAAGGAGAGGAAGACCCAGAGGACGAAGAGGACGATGAGGATGACTGA
- the LOC116799265 gene encoding acidic leucine-rich nuclear phosphoprotein 32 family member B isoform X3: MEMEKRLTLELRNKKPGEVKELVLDNCRSEDGKVVGLSSDFENLEFLSMININLLSVSNLPKLNKLRKLELSDNRISGGLEVLAEKTPNLTHLNLSGNKIKDINTLEPLKKLPNLHSLDLFNCEVTMLINYRESVFALLPQLTYLDGFDADEQEAPDSDPEADGDALEDEYENGEEGEEEDDDEEEDDLDEEVIDDEEDEDDDLEGEEEEDGVDDEVRLSVTGLFGHAIIPCLVTQVSL, encoded by the exons GTGAAGGAGCTGGTCTTGGATAACTGTCGCTCGGAGGATGGAAAGGTGGTTGGTCTCTCCTCGGACTTTGAGAACCTGGAGTTCCTCAGCATGATTAACATCAACCTGCTGTCTGTGTCCAACCTCCCCAAACTCAACAAGCTCCGGAAG ctggagctgagtgATAACAGGATTTCTGGTGGCCTTGAAGTTCTAGCAGAGAAAACTCCCAACCTGACACACTTGAATCTCAGTGGCAACAAGATCAAAGACATCAATACCCTGGAGCCCTTG aaaaagctGCCCAACCTCCACAGTCTGGACCTCTTCAACTGCGAGGTGACGATGCTCATCAACTACCGGGAGAGCGTGTTcgccctcctgccccagctcacCTACCTGGACGGCTTTGATGCTGACGAGCAGGAAGCCCCTGACTCAGACCCTGAAGCAGATGGGGATGCACTGGAAGATGAGTATGAGAATGGCGAAG aaggtgaggaagaggacgatgatgaagaggaagatgattTGGATGAAGAAGTCATTGAtgatgaagaagatgaagatgatgacCTGGAaggtgaagaggaggaggatggagtAGATGATGAGGTGAG GCTTTCTGTCACTGGGCTGTTTGGTCACGCAATTATCCCTTGTCTGGTGACCCAGGTGTCACTTTGA